TACTAAAAGTGAACCACCAGTTTACCAGAACTATATTGCACAAATAGATATTTAATGAATAGTTAgactaatatattaaaatacctGGTCAGCAGTTTTATCAAATAGGTTTCGCAAGAAATACGATCGTTCTTGGACCTCTAACACCTCCCAACGCAGTATACGAGGAATTTCATTTCCTGAACTAGTAGCAACTGCGCTTTCAATTGTAGGGCAACACTCAAAAAACCAAGTTTGGAAAGCCAAAGGGAATCCATCATATCGGGAGGAATTAGGATGACcagtttttgaactttttctctttaaaaaatcacaatttttcCAAGTactgagtttacttttcaaatactccactgtaaaatgaaacaaatccttcccccaaggaaaattttcaaattcccCACTACAAACAAGATCAAAATTCTTATCACGAACATTTGACTCATCTTTGTTGTTATATAGAAAATTCtcaataaaatacaaaacagCCATTTGAAAAGCCTCTTCCTCATTATTCCAACGCTTAGAAACAAAGCTATCCTCCAAaaacttttttgaaactttttttacATTTCCAAAACAGTTTTTTCTAAAGTCAGAAGACACAGTATTCTGAGACTTAAAATCAACACTGCCATTAACTTTCAAACCGGTTATTAAAGCAAATTCGTCGATTGAAAACTTAAGAAACTTTCCTGACACCTTAATCCACAACTCATATTTAACAGGCTGTTTAACTTCTCTAAGCAGTAAACAGTGAATCAACTGCCCTTGAAGTTTATACTCTTTCATGcgtaaaaaatatccaaaaacagATTTTGAAAACCTTTCTAAAGTTTCAGGTTGTAAAAGTTTTTTGATATTAGAAGACAGAAACACCAGCATTATGAAGAATCTTGTGGGGAAAATGCTCATGAGGCCTAATGAAATAGTCCCAATCctgaaaagtaaaattaaaactgataaacatatgaatagtaaaatatataatatagcaaaaagaaaaaacatcatTAGAAAACATATAGAAAACCAtataaatattacaataatataaagtaaaaaactAGATTCCCATTAACAACCATTAGGTAAACTATgatttaaactaaatttaaacaaaacatttgtaataaaaaaaatgaatgaaaaacAAGCTCTTAACTAACACATAGTAACACAAAAACAAACCTATAtacaaatatatgtatattataacaaaattagaaaacaaaaataaaaacagataACCATTAGAAACTAGTaagataattataatataaattaacaatattAAATAAACGAGTAAATTAACCACATAAGCATTTATAAACTGATTAAAAATTCCAAATCACACAATATTCACattattaactaataaataacaaataaaatgcaattaataaaaaaatgtaacaaacaaaataattaaaatacctTAACATTTCTAATAGCTTTAGAACTTTCACCAACAGAAAagtttgatttcatttttttcttaacttgcATCGGAACTTCCTGAAAATCGTCGTCATCGTCATCATGATCATCTGAAACTCTCATTTCAGTCTCCACAAAATCAATCTTCTGTTTCATCGCTGGATTTTTTCGTTTAGGGATTTTAGAGGGagatttaggattttttttcgaaACTGAGCGAGTAGTAACCATTTTGTGAAgagtatgaaattaaaaaactgaACGCAAAGAACACTAAGTAATCGTGGTTGAGCAGTTAAGAAAACACAAAGTCAGTAAGGAAATGGAGcggttaaaagagaaaaagaaggaaATTTAAACATGCAATGACAGAAAAAACACCTAGATTATAGCGAAGGATTAATGGCTGAGAGATAATTGAAATGAGATTAACGGTAAAATAAGAAACGAAAAGTACTAATCTGCAATACAAAAACAATAAGATCGTAAAAAAGATGGAGGATGGGCCGCGCAGTGCTGATGAGATTATTTAGGCCTTTTAACgtgctgggcctaatttccACTTTTCTGTTTGTCGATGGGCCTTTGGTGGAAATAGGCTCATTTTTATACAGACTTAACTTTTTCATTGTTAAACTACGATACACAGAgtaaaaataacatttataCGGACTTCCATTCTTTCCCATCTTCTTCCTctaattgttttcattttcttcaaaaatatgcttcttcttttcttcatcTATGTCCTTCGCCATTCATCCACCAGAGTTTCGTTGTCGTTCtttttttaggtcttaaaattttggttttcttTTCTTCAAGTCCTACATCTCTTCGGCGTATTGCTTCAGTGAAAAGATAAGCATCCTCAActataaattttgaattcacatGCGTTTTGATCGGTTATTTGCAATTAGGTTGTGGGTAttattagtgtttttttttttgaacagtCGAATAATCTctcattaataataaagagcagttacaggtgtaaGAATTCAGAAAGGGTATAACCGTTCTTAATAAtctgacatggaacaagatataaaccttgattcgcagatcgacttataaaataaaataaaaattatataactgcTCTAACACAATAAGATCCAATCCTTTTCTGTCTAATAGAAAactcacaaactcttcataaaaaataacaaatctttcatataaaaagaacagcaaaactttcaaaaaataaagacaatcgctgtaaaatagttttcaaaaaaaaactaatataacctatagcgatttcatcttcaatcttaaAAGATCTTGatccatctctgattttttatttgcatatatattgaaattgatgtaGCTCGTTgatagatttaccaaccaaaatGAGAAAGACAAAAATGAATcagtcatttattttattttaaagcaataaaaatgaaatgcctaccgccaacggcaaaaataaaccattgacggcagcggaagcgaaaaacaaaagaagaatGCTTGACGGTtagggtttaatttttataatttaagtgtTCTATCTTACATGAGTTGACTTACTAATAAATATTCATTTTGCTTTGTTGCCATGTCTTATATTCtattctttttatgtttttaaaacacATTTGATGCTCAAATGATAGTAAACTATTAGTAATCcgttagtaaattaatttatctttttaataaattgatagcAAACCattaatacatttattttttttaaataaactgatagtaaacttatttttatagtaaaataaaagtaataaagttaaaactaatttagtatattttttatagggttaatttcatataaatgaCCTTTACacaaagtttcaaaaataacattacctttaaaacgtgtcaattatagacaacacctttcatttttttcgatTTCATTATGTGCACAATTTTTGGTGAatttttgctgacttggacagccgatgggtctgccacgtgtcatgccacgtcagcaaaaatgccactaaaaattgccaacgttatttttgaaaaaaaaaatgaaaagtgttGTCTATAATTTACACGTTTCAAAagttatgttatttttgaaatttggcgcaaatgtcatgattttatatgtaattaaccctttttataATACTGTTGGTAAAGTGATAGTAAATCAAGTAATAATTCATTATAACATGTTAtagtttaaaaatagaaaatagtaatttggtttttaaatgaacaaaggatcactttaccccctgaacttgacacaaaatatcaaaaacgtccaaattaacGAAACGAGGTCACTTTtatcctgaacttgtcaaatttggtacaaaacccccctccccactctcaccaaaGAGAGTGAGACACACTCTCTGGTTTTAAAAGTGGTTTCTTTTTTCTAGGTGGTTTTTGATGGTAAAGTatttaaaatgatcctaatttttTAACATTGTATCAATTAgtccataataattaaaaaagcacattttaattttaaaaccttacatattaaaattatattaactaaaaatataaacgacctttttatactttttacataaaaattttaattttttttgttttcagatgagcagctgccggaaATCTTTTCCGGCAGCTGCTCAGTTCGTCTCTGTGAGACGAACCCGGGTTCGTCTCACAGAGACGAAGGTTCGTCTCACAGAGACGAACTGAACCCAGATTTGGGTTCAGATCTGGGTTCGTCTCACGAACTCGGCAACTCCGATGGGTTTGGGGGGCGGCGGGTGGTGTTTTAGGCGGTGGTTGATGGAGGAAGAGAGATATTGGCGGTGGCGTAAAAAAAACCGATTGATTTatcgtttttaaaaattaaattgaatatttaactatattaaattaattagagttaaatatttaattagattaagtttttttttttagaattcaattagattaagttaattagagttaattagggttaattagagtaaaattagtatctcactctccaattaggatgccacatcagcataggggtgtttttgaaacggttttgccaagttcaggataaaagtgatccggtttcgctaatttggacgtttttgatactttgtgccaagttcggggggtaaagtgatcctttgttcgttttTAAATAAACCGATAGTAGATCATTAGTAAACTATTAGTAAACTTATAATAAACAGAtgtttagtaaactgtttgtaaactgaaattatatttttgtaaataaaaaaattatttttgaaaaagaaaattgtcAAACggtaaattaaactaattttggtCAAAAGATATTTCTGAAAATAAGTAGGTGTGTgatgagaaattcttatgtaaactcagtccatcacgtcatccgtggtaAACCtgtcacattatgacacgtcagtaaaataatggcaatatcgtaatattactatttaaaaatgtaaaaaagtaataaacaaaattataatagtGTCACTATTTCAatgacatgtcataatataataaattaggTCATATATAACGTGGCAGATTGAGTCTACCTGATAATCTCTCGTGTTTGATATCTTAATTTTGTGATAAACACATTTTGAAAtaagtttatttatatataaagtaatttagaatttttaaagtaaattgactactaaataaaataaatttgaagtagaattgaattatataaaGACAATTAGATTTAGATTCTGCATTAATCAAGCTATAAAATAAGAATAGTTTTTTTTCGACATAagatgtaaaaaaaattcattttttttaaaatacagatTAGCCCTTTTTTGGCACAATTAAGTCTTTGCGTTTTTAAAATTGAGCAATTAAACACtcgttattttaaaatagaacaaataaatctttttagtttacttttgtgaCAATTATCCACTCAAATTTTTGATaagcattttaaatattaaaattatttttgaattttttgcctatataattatgatatacatgtcagccattaacgagtgtttaaAAATGTCGgacgaaaggggttatttgCAGTGGCGGATCTATGTGTACAAGGGTAGGTTCCATGGACCCCACCTTTTTTTTACTAATTCATTACCTATATATGTTAATAGGAAGTCATTTATctaatatatgaattaataaattttaataaaaaattaaataactattATGGACTCTAGTTGTTAAATTCAGcccataaaataacaaaaatatgttATCTAATCTATTTACCTATTTAtccattataaatttaatattttctataaacacaaggaaaataaatagattcttttaaaattttaagttgtcCCAAGTGTTAACTAGAAATACAAATTTCATGTTAATAAAATGGGTACAAGTGTATATTGCAAATTCTAAATTGAAAGTAGAACTCAATGCAAATTACAGTTGTAAATAATcgaattacaaaattaatatatgtaaatataaatatacaagtgaAAATTATTCATAGTTATTTACATATTCACTTATcaaaaactattaattttaaagtatttatatttattcattTGCTTACTTaagttttatttaatatttataatataattttttttattgtttagaaTAATAgagttaaaaaattattttaatttttatttttaatttataatatatggaCCCCACCACACAAAATGTCTGGATCCGCCACTGGTTATTTGTTCTCTTTGAGAACAAAGCagtttaattatattcaaaaaaataaaaagactgATCTGTACTTCTATAAAAACTATGAGagtttttttgtatcttttgcctttttttttttaaattaaaacataaaataggAAAACACGAATATGAATATGCCAAAGGTGTAAGAAAAAGGCTAAACCTATTTTAAGATCCTTGAACTATACGTTTTTGGTTTATTAGAtccctcaacttttatttgacttcttcaagtccttaaacttttttttttggttcatcaggtccctcaacttttatttgatttcctcaaatccctaaatttttgttttttggttccTTAAGTCCTCAAACTTTTgtctttttatttcattaagTCCTTAAATGGATTTCCCTTTAAAGAcataatgaaccaaaaaacaaaagtttagggATCTGAGAAAGCCGAATAGAAGTTGAGGGAcctgataaattaaaaaatgaatgttTAAAGACTTAAGGAAGTCAAACAGAAATTGAGggacctgatgaaccaaaatTGTACTcactccgtcccatttaagaagggacattcatttttatttgtcccacttaaaaagaccatatcgtgttttttgtgtcaatttatatgaatttttcttttttatccccttttctttttccataattaatgactataaacTTATACACAAAAAACAACACTATtataaataggggtaaaataataaaacactatagtaattaatgctttcttaatATATGAAAAAGTTATTTGTCCTTtattaaacgggacggagggagtatagtTTAAGGACCTCAAAATGGGTTGGCCTAAGAAAAACGAGTTTAAGACCATtggatgaatttaaaaaaatctgatCGAAGGGTACTGAAAACATATAAGTTTCCGACAACTGAGCGGTTAAAAGACAGACCCAACACAACACAAACATCTTTTCTCTCTCTCCACCAAATCCCACTTTCTGTTTCTCCGGCGAGTCCATGACGGCGGCTTCTAAAAACAACCACCAACCCTCTTCTTCCCGGCCACCCAAAAACCCCAACCCTAACTCAATTCCAACAACAGCAACATTAAATAACTCCCAAAATCAAGACACCAACCCTAATCCTTGTACTAATAATTCATCACCACCGTTAATTCTATCGGAACAAGACAATTATCTGTCACGCGCCACCCATCTCACGCGCTACGAGCTATTAAAGCGGCGGTCTTTCAATCTAAAACAGCTGTCAAAATGTTACAAAGACCATTACTGGGCTTTAATGGAAGACTTAAAAGTTCAGTACAGAGAGTACTACTGGAAGTATGGTGCCAGCCCTTTTAAAGAAGATCAACATCCCTCTCTACAGCAACATAATTTGGAGAGAGAAAGTGGTGgtattttagagagagaaagcggcggcggcggcggcggcggtggcaATAATGTAAATATTGAAGTAATtggagaaaataataataataataataatggtaaTTATAGTGGAGTAAAGGGTGATTTGGAAGTGAagaatagtaataataataataataaaaataggtGTTTGTTTGTTGGATGTAAGTTAAAGGCAATGGCTTTGACTAGTTTTTGTCATCTTCATATTCTGTCTGATGCCAAGCAGAAGCTTTATAAGCCTTGTGCTTATGTCATCAAGAGGTCTGTTATTCTCATCCcccctttttttcattttttattggcTCCAAAAATTGTATCTTTAAATGCTCTTTGATTCACAATATGATAGTGTGATTGTATGTCAGTTTGGTTGTAATTTGATGTTTGAATTGAACAGTCGGCATTATATAATCTTGCTGTGGTTAAATCAGTTGGTGCTAGATAagaatttttggtttttttaaaGGCTTGTGGACATTCTTATGGCAATTTATAGGACAATTTATTTGAAGGCACTAACTGTGGCATGTGTAATGCAGTTGTAATTGTGCCTTTAAACTCcctttatcctttttttttttggtcgtTGCTATTGTTGCAACCGCTGTATGCAGTGCTGAATTACATTAGTTGTAGCTATACGGACAACAAAAACTAGTATTACGGAACCTGGCCTTGTTAATTAGTGCTTCATGTATAGTTGGAGCCAGCTCTTGAGCTTGACTTTAAACCAAAACTTATGTTCAAGCTCAGGTCCTCTCTTCGGAAACTGTCTTTTGTCCCACCTTAAACTTGCTAAGAAGCTTTCTGATGCCAGATTGTTATGCAAGTTGCTCTCAAACAATTTAGATTTTGAGCGGCAGTTTCTAGTCGGTTGGAGTAGCTGCCAAGATTTGGCGAGTTCATGAATTAGTTTTTGCATCAAGATATGTTAACTGTATCATATTTTTCTTTCTGATATTGATATCAGCTGTGATTGAGTATTTCATTATCTTTGTAGgaaaagataaaattgaaagagttCTTTTTGCTTTGTGTGATTGTGTGAATTCCTAATTTTATCTCGAGTTGCTTCATGCTTTTTTGTCTAATTTATGAAATCATTGTTCTTTCATGATCATTGATCCACTAACCATTTTCACTTGAATTTATACCTCTAGTGCTCAGGCAGGGCCTATAACATGTGGAAAGCCAATACTGAGATCAAGTGCTCCTTCGCTATGCACCGTACACTTCCAAAAGGCTCAGAAGCATGTAACACGGGCTCTGAAGAAAGCAGGTCTTAACGTTTCTTCATCCAGTAAACTAGCTCCTAAGTTCCATGTCATAGTGGCAGAATATGTACatcaaattcaattcaaaagAAGAGCTGCTAAAAGGGCAAATAGATTTAAAGGTTCAGATAAGGATGCCAGCACTAGCTAAGCCATTTGATCGTGGATATGACTGATTAGCAAGCATGGCATTGTAAATTTTAGCTAGAATCAAAGGTTAGATCCTTTCCTAATCAATCactaattgaaatattaaaatgatttaTGATTTTGCTGGTCTTTAACATAGTATCTTGTACTAGCATGCTATTAGCATATTTCCTAAGCTACTCTTTATTGCTCTATTTGGGTCCCTCGTTGTCTGTTAACCAGCAAACTTTCAAACAATGCTGTCTACATTATTTTAACTAGTTCATATCAGCCTGTGATCACTCTTCATCTAGATATCCCATGGCCGTCAAAAGTAGGCAAGGGTGACATAAAGAGTTCAAGGTGTGCATAATTTAATGTATCTGACGTTTATCAACTTAGGTTGCTTTATGAGacaataaaattgataaatttagaaTGATGAGAACGGAACGATTGCAGTCCCAAGTAAAATGCGCAGCTTGGATGCAGCGACATATTTCCATCCTTAAAACCTTATGCTGGTGTTTCAATTTAAGATGCTTCTTTTTTCTTTAGCAATTAAGAAATAATCTGATTTAAGGTCTGCCTTAGACGCTGATGGTTtaagtgtgtgtgtgtgtgtgtgtgtgtgtgtgtttatATATAGAGTGAGGAGATCATTTGGAATTTTACATCACATTACTAGATATAGACTTGCATTTTACTATTTTAGAAGCATGGGCTGATTTAAGCACTGGACTAAGGGAATAGTGGCTGTAATTTGTTTATGGTTTAGTAAATGTCTAAATACCATTTGGTCATGGTCTTTTGCTTTTTGAGGATCCATTATAATAGGTGTGTGGCAAGTTTTATACAAGCTTGCACCTTTAGTATATCTAACCAGCGTTGAGGCCTTTCACAGTTGAGCATGATGGACATTTGAAACTGTTCATTACCATGTAGACCTGGCTTACAATTGGGGATGACCTTACATGGAAGTTTAGAAGTCTTAATTGCCCTTCTACATTTGTGATGTGATTCTGGATTATTTGTTACAGCAATATTTGATTACATATGTGTTATGGACTTATTCTATGGTAAGTCTTATTCCACGAAAGAAGAATCAAGCAATTAGGTTTAAATGgcagtttattatttaatagctATTAAGTAGTATTATATTTCTTATTTAGTTTGTTTCTTATTTAGTATTGTTATGTTTCCTagttatattctaattaggaatCTTCTTTTATTTCCTAGTTCTATTAGGAGTCTTGCTACTCAAGACTAGTTGTATTATAAATAGCTGTTTCAGCTTATTAATAAAGACAACCAGAAAATTATAAACAACTCAGATAGGCAACTCTCTCTAACGAGTTCCCGGATAGGCAGCTCTCCGTTTAAACTCCAACAATCACCATAGCTCGAAAACGTAACAAGTCAAGTACAGGACAGCCTTCAAACGAAGGTCATCGCCCTGTGACTCGATCCATATCAACGGGTCATAACAATATGTTATCAGTTCTATATAGATGACCATCACTTTCTCACATTTAACTACAAATAATTTCTTTATGTACCTGTCTTGCACTATGTTGGTCTCTTCCGAGTGTTTTTTTAATACTtgcataatttatatatagtacCAAAGCCATCTTAAACTACCACATTGTTTGAAGAACTGCTTTGCGAACAACAAATGTGTATAATGTCTGTAGCATAAGTTACTATGCCAACACTTGTAAACATAATACAAATGGTGAGGCAGGGTTGGTGGAACTAGTCTAAGTTTTGATAATCTCAATCTTTCTACGGAATTTCATTTTATCGCCTGTGAAATTCAAATGATGTATCATTCAAAAACCATTCGAAGTTTAGGACCCCTCccaataattttgttataacaGCCAGCAGAATTTACTCACTGTATTgacattatttatttttcttctttttccagAAAACACGAGTGTAGTGTAAAAATTGTACTATGTTCAGGAAGTGAGTATTGCTGATGGGAAAACTAATTCTTTAGGCATATTTTGTCAGAATCATACTATTGCGTTAcaattagtttttctttttcttcttacaCATTGTGACTTTagtttcttctcttttttttcgaACTTTTCTCCTAGAAAGTAGTTCTGATTTATTATCTTAATCTACTTGTGATGCCAGGATTTTTTCAGGTGATGATCTTGCTGCCATATGAGATGTGACTAGATAGTAGTGCGAGGGTTTCTAATGTGTATCTATATAATACCAACCACACGAAAGCCATTTGTTTTAAAGTTTGTCTAAACAACTGGCCTTTTCGATGAGCCTGCTAGATGTTCTAATTCAAGCCCTTGAACTTAAACTGTCAAGAACAATGGAAATCGTTTGCTTAAGCTTATTGTAGAGAGCGTTATTTTGAAGACCTGTGTCAGTTATAAAAGTTTGTATAGCTATTCAGCTTTAATTGGTACATGTTTGGAGTCTCATGTGTAGCATAAGTATAGGTGAACTGATCCAGTTCCATGACCTTGGTTTGCTTAGTTTGGGTCTGCATAGCGCGAGCATCTTTTCGTAATTAATAGGATGAAGATGAGTTGCGACTTAAGTTGTCTGCAGAGATTGACCTGTTCGGACACTACACTACTGTTCATACGAAggatggtgaaacatttggagaaGAAAATGTCTTTACTGATccaaattttacaattattgTTATAACTGCGACAAAGGAATGGTGGGATATCATACTGatcattgattttattttatttgggtAGAAACTATTGAATACTTATTCGGGCAGCTAGTTGACTTGGAAACTTGTTATTCTTGAGAAGGTGCTCTTTTAGGTAGATGTACTGAATGCCAATGAGATGTTACATCAAACTCCAAGTCAGTCTTGTACTTTGTTCCCAATTTCATGTagtctaatttaaaaaaaaaattgcttgtTTTTCTGTTTTCCACACATAATAGTTGCTCTGTATAAAGTCTAGGGTTTAGctgattaatcattaaaaaatttagtagcAACTGCAGAACAAATTTATTTAAGCAACAGTTGCACCCTCCCTCAACTGTATTTTCAACTTTAGTGAAGCTACTTACAAATAAAAAAGGTCATTTATGTACCGGAATCTCACATAAGACTTCTCACCTGCATAGAACAAACATATCTCATTACAGCTCAGCTGCCAAAGGTTATTTTGATTATGTCAAAAGAGTCCCAAATGCACAAAAATACCTTACTACAGCTAAACAAAAAGACTCCCTTGCCATCTATGGTTTCACTGCAACTAACTTGTCTATAATCATCTTTCAGAAGAGTGATCCCGCCGCCTGCTTTTATGTCTATCAGATTTACTACTGTGCTTGTGGCGCTTCCCTGAGCTTTCTTTTCTATCCCTAGAACTTGTATGATAAAAACCCTCAACATCTGAGAACTTTTCTTCACTGCCTTTAAGGTTTCTTTTCTGGTTGTGCATTTCTCTGTCCAAGGAGCTCCTTGAATAATGGTAATCCTCTCTTTCAGGGAAGTTTCCATGGAGAGGCTCCGATATATCAACAGAGCTCCCTTTGTGGTATTCTGCCTTCTCTTTGTAGTCTTCTTTGCTCCTGCTGTAGTTTTCTTCCCTCTCCACTGATCTGCTTCTGTGTCTGCGTTCCCTGCTCCTAGTGCTTCTTTCGCT
This region of Mercurialis annua linkage group LG1-X, ddMerAnnu1.2, whole genome shotgun sequence genomic DNA includes:
- the LOC126683822 gene encoding uncharacterized protein LOC126683822; this translates as MTAASKNNHQPSSSRPPKNPNPNSIPTTATLNNSQNQDTNPNPCTNNSSPPLILSEQDNYLSRATHLTRYELLKRRSFNLKQLSKCYKDHYWALMEDLKVQYREYYWKYGASPFKEDQHPSLQQHNLERESGGILERESGGGGGGGGNNVNIEVIGENNNNNNNGNYSGVKGDLEVKNSNNNNNKNRCLFVGCKLKAMALTSFCHLHILSDAKQKLYKPCAYVIKSAQAGPITCGKPILRSSAPSLCTVHFQKAQKHVTRALKKAGLNVSSSSKLAPKFHVIVAEYVHQIQFKRRAAKRANRFKGSDKDASTS